From one Catellatospora sp. IY07-71 genomic stretch:
- the glmM gene encoding phosphoglucosamine mutase: protein MARLFGTDGVRGLANADLSPELALSLAVAAAHTLPDQEARVQPPLVVVGRDPRASGEMLEAAVVAGLASAGANVVRVGVLPTPGVAFLTAEVRADFGVMISASHNPMPDNGIKFFAAGGHKLTDEQEDTIEAALGAPWTRPTGAQVGRVHDLLDGAEHYTSHLVEATGQPLAGIKVVLDCAHGAASDVAPEAFREAGAEVIAINAEPDGLNINDECGATHLAPLKAAVVEHGAHLGIAVDGDADRCLAVDASGTEVDGDQIMAILALAMRDAGALAENTLVATVMSNLGLRIAMREAGITLVETKVGDRYVLEELRAGGFSLGGEQSGHVVFTEHATTGDGVLTGLRLLARVAETGKTLAELAAVVQRLPQVLINVRVADKGVARAPEILAAVAAAESQLAGTGRVLLRPSGTEPLVRVMVEASTEDVAQKIAEGIAADVRAASPVG, encoded by the coding sequence ATGGCACGCCTCTTCGGCACCGACGGCGTACGCGGTCTGGCCAACGCGGACCTCAGCCCCGAACTCGCGCTCTCCCTCGCGGTCGCCGCGGCGCACACGCTGCCCGACCAGGAGGCCCGAGTGCAGCCGCCGCTCGTGGTGGTCGGCCGCGACCCCCGGGCCAGCGGCGAGATGCTGGAGGCGGCCGTGGTCGCCGGCCTGGCCAGTGCGGGTGCCAACGTGGTCCGGGTGGGCGTGCTGCCGACCCCCGGCGTGGCGTTCCTGACCGCCGAGGTGCGCGCCGACTTCGGCGTGATGATCTCCGCCAGCCACAACCCGATGCCCGACAACGGCATCAAGTTCTTCGCCGCGGGCGGGCACAAGCTCACCGACGAGCAGGAGGACACGATCGAGGCCGCGCTCGGCGCGCCCTGGACGCGGCCCACCGGAGCTCAGGTCGGCCGGGTGCACGACCTGCTCGACGGCGCCGAGCACTACACCTCGCACCTGGTCGAGGCGACCGGGCAGCCGCTGGCGGGCATCAAGGTCGTGCTGGACTGTGCCCACGGCGCCGCCAGCGACGTCGCCCCCGAGGCGTTCCGGGAGGCCGGGGCCGAGGTCATCGCGATCAACGCGGAGCCGGACGGGCTCAACATCAACGACGAGTGCGGCGCCACCCACCTCGCCCCCCTCAAGGCCGCCGTCGTCGAGCACGGTGCCCACCTGGGCATCGCGGTCGACGGCGACGCCGACCGGTGCCTGGCCGTGGACGCGAGCGGCACCGAGGTCGACGGCGACCAGATCATGGCGATCCTCGCGCTGGCCATGCGCGACGCCGGTGCGCTCGCCGAGAACACCCTCGTCGCTACCGTGATGAGCAACCTCGGGCTGCGCATCGCCATGCGCGAGGCCGGCATCACCCTGGTCGAGACCAAGGTCGGCGACCGGTACGTGTTGGAGGAGCTGCGGGCCGGCGGGTTCAGCCTCGGTGGCGAGCAGAGCGGTCACGTGGTCTTCACCGAGCACGCCACCACCGGCGACGGGGTGCTCACCGGCCTGCGCCTGCTGGCCCGGGTCGCCGAGACCGGCAAGACCCTGGCCGAGCTGGCCGCCGTGGTGCAGCGCCTGCCGCAGGTGCTGATCAACGTACGGGTCGCCGACAAGGGCGTGGCCCGCGCGCCGGAGATCCTCGCCGCGGTCGCCGCCGCCGAGTCCCAGCTGGCCGGGACCGGCCGGGTGCTGCTGCGTCCGTCGGGCACCGAGCCGCTGGTGCGGGTCATGGTCGAGGCGTCCACCGAGGACGTCGCCCAGAAGATCGCCGAGGGCATCGCCGCCGACGTGCGGGCCGCCAGCCCCGTCGGCTGA
- the rpsI gene encoding 30S ribosomal protein S9, translated as MTDTSVPTQAVVEAEASVAVAAKPATPKFKGDRPIQTVGRRKQAVVRVRLIPGTGKITCNGRELEKYLPSKVAQQSVREPLVLAEKGETLDVVANLRGGGISGQAGALRLAIARALCELDLDDRPALKKAGFLTRDARVTESKKYGLKKARKAPQYSKR; from the coding sequence ATGACCGACACTTCCGTGCCGACCCAGGCCGTGGTCGAGGCTGAGGCCTCGGTCGCCGTCGCTGCCAAGCCGGCCACCCCGAAGTTCAAGGGCGACCGCCCGATCCAGACCGTCGGCCGCCGCAAGCAGGCCGTCGTCCGGGTGCGCCTGATCCCGGGCACCGGCAAGATCACCTGCAACGGCCGTGAGCTGGAGAAGTACCTCCCCAGCAAGGTCGCGCAGCAGTCGGTGCGGGAGCCGCTCGTGCTCGCCGAGAAGGGCGAGACCCTCGACGTCGTCGCCAACCTGCGTGGCGGCGGCATCAGCGGTCAGGCCGGCGCGCTGCGCCTGGCGATCGCCCGCGCGCTGTGCGAGCTCGACCTCGACGACCGCCCGGCGCTGAAGAAGGCCGGCTTCCTCACCCGTGACGCCCGCGTCACCGAGAGCAAGAAGTACGGTCTCAAGAAGGCCCGTAAGGCTCCGCAGTACTCGAAGCGTTGA
- the rplM gene encoding 50S ribosomal protein L13 produces MRTYSPKPGEIERQWHVIDASDVVLGRLATHTANLLRGKHKPTFAPHVDTGDFVIIINAGKVALTGNKRATKIAYRHSGHPGGLKAVGYEELLTKRPEKAIELAVKGMIPHNKLGRQILSKLKVYAGAEHPHAAQQPVPFEIKQIAQ; encoded by the coding sequence GTGCGTACGTACAGCCCGAAGCCGGGTGAGATCGAGCGTCAGTGGCACGTGATCGACGCTTCTGACGTCGTGCTGGGCCGGCTCGCCACCCACACCGCCAACCTCCTGCGCGGTAAGCACAAGCCGACTTTCGCGCCGCACGTCGACACCGGCGACTTTGTGATCATCATCAACGCCGGCAAGGTTGCCCTCACCGGCAACAAGCGCGCGACCAAGATCGCCTACCGGCACTCCGGCCACCCCGGTGGTCTGAAGGCCGTCGGTTACGAGGAGCTGCTCACCAAGCGCCCCGAAAAGGCGATCGAGCTGGCCGTCAAGGGCATGATCCCTCACAACAAGCTGGGCCGGCAGATCCTGTCGAAGCTCAAGGTCTACGCCGGCGCGGAGCACCCGCACGCGGCGCAGCAGCCGGTGCCGTTCGAGATCAAGCAGATCGCGCAGTGA
- a CDS encoding MFS transporter — protein MTVTAPAPPAKTPAAAISNWDPENPEFWASTGRRVARRNLIFSIFAEHLGFSVWTLWSVVVVAMPATTFPYTVDQKFWLVALPNLIGALMRIPYTFAVTRFGGRTWTMLSALLLLIPIIGMVYAVTAKPAYWVVLVLAATAGLGGGNFASSMTNISFFFPEKEKGTALGLNAAGGNLGISVMQLVVPIALSFGLVYGGLMWLPLVLAAALCAHLYMNNLTVAKSPLRAQFATVKRPHTWIMSFLYIGTFGSFLGYSAAFPLVLKLQFPQAPVAHLGAATITLAFTGPLIGSLVRPVGGWLSDRVGGARVTAACFVIMGLGSYGVVAAVQAKSMAGFLTAFLLLFAAAGAGNGSTYRMIPAIFAATSPDLATAKRESAATLGIAGAIGAVGGFYLPRAISDSIKATGGIETAFGWFAVLYGVCLAVTWWCYLRRRVLVAQAPSLAHAGV, from the coding sequence ATGACCGTCACCGCGCCCGCGCCGCCGGCAAAGACGCCCGCCGCCGCCATCAGCAACTGGGATCCCGAGAACCCGGAGTTCTGGGCGTCCACCGGCCGCCGTGTCGCCCGGCGGAACCTGATCTTCTCCATCTTCGCGGAGCACCTCGGGTTCTCGGTGTGGACGCTCTGGAGCGTCGTGGTGGTGGCCATGCCCGCCACCACCTTCCCGTACACCGTCGACCAGAAGTTCTGGCTGGTCGCGCTGCCGAACCTGATCGGTGCGCTGATGCGCATCCCGTACACCTTCGCGGTGACCCGGTTCGGCGGGCGCACCTGGACCATGCTCAGCGCGCTGCTGCTGCTGATCCCGATCATCGGCATGGTGTACGCGGTCACCGCCAAACCCGCCTACTGGGTGGTGCTGGTGCTGGCCGCCACGGCCGGTCTGGGCGGCGGCAACTTCGCCTCGTCCATGACCAACATCTCCTTCTTCTTCCCGGAGAAGGAGAAGGGCACGGCGCTGGGGCTCAACGCGGCCGGCGGCAACCTCGGCATCAGCGTGATGCAGCTGGTCGTGCCGATCGCGCTGTCCTTCGGGCTGGTCTACGGCGGCCTGATGTGGCTGCCGCTGGTGCTGGCCGCCGCGCTCTGCGCGCACCTCTACATGAACAACCTGACCGTGGCGAAGTCGCCGCTGCGCGCCCAGTTCGCCACGGTGAAGCGGCCGCACACCTGGATCATGTCCTTCCTCTACATCGGCACCTTCGGCTCGTTCCTCGGCTACTCGGCCGCCTTCCCGCTGGTACTCAAGCTGCAGTTCCCGCAGGCGCCGGTGGCCCACCTGGGCGCCGCGACGATCACCCTGGCGTTCACCGGCCCGCTGATCGGCTCGCTGGTCCGCCCGGTGGGCGGCTGGCTGTCCGACCGGGTCGGCGGCGCCCGCGTCACCGCGGCCTGCTTCGTGATCATGGGCCTCGGCTCCTACGGCGTCGTGGCCGCGGTGCAGGCCAAGAGCATGGCCGGCTTCCTCACCGCGTTCCTGCTGCTGTTCGCCGCGGCGGGGGCGGGCAACGGCTCGACGTACCGCATGATCCCGGCGATCTTCGCGGCCACGTCGCCCGACCTGGCCACCGCGAAGCGGGAGTCGGCGGCGACCCTGGGCATCGCCGGCGCGATCGGCGCGGTGGGCGGCTTCTACCTGCCCCGGGCGATCAGCGACTCGATCAAGGCCACCGGCGGCATCGAGACCGCCTTCGGCTGGTTCGCCGTGCTGTACGGCGTCTGCCTCGCCGTGACCTGGTGGTGCTACCTGCGGCGGCGGGTCCTGGTCGCCCAGGCGCCGAGCCTGGCCCACGCGGGCGTCTGA
- a CDS encoding malonic semialdehyde reductase, which translates to MSIVLDQSAQDLLFRAARTANTFTDEPVSDEQVQAIYELVKYAPTSVNMQPLRVVLVRSAQARERLVAQMAEGNQAKTAAAPLVAVLAADTNFHDEFHRTFPHFPGVRDWFTGDDHARAETARFNGALQVGYFILGVRAAGLAAGPMTGFDAAGVEKEFFPDGEHRVLAVVNIGKPGADAWFDRSPRLPYDDVVTTA; encoded by the coding sequence ATGTCGATCGTCCTCGACCAGTCCGCGCAGGACCTGCTGTTCCGCGCCGCCCGCACCGCCAACACGTTCACCGACGAGCCGGTGAGCGACGAGCAGGTGCAGGCCATCTACGAGCTGGTCAAGTACGCCCCCACCTCGGTGAACATGCAGCCGCTGCGCGTGGTGCTGGTCCGCTCGGCGCAGGCCCGCGAGCGCCTGGTCGCGCAGATGGCCGAGGGCAACCAGGCCAAGACCGCCGCCGCCCCGCTGGTCGCCGTGCTGGCCGCCGACACGAACTTCCACGACGAGTTCCACCGCACCTTCCCGCACTTCCCGGGCGTGCGCGACTGGTTCACCGGCGACGACCACGCCCGCGCCGAGACCGCCCGGTTCAACGGCGCGCTCCAGGTCGGCTACTTCATCCTGGGCGTACGCGCGGCGGGCCTGGCCGCGGGCCCGATGACCGGCTTCGACGCGGCCGGCGTGGAGAAGGAGTTCTTCCCCGACGGCGAGCACCGGGTGCTGGCCGTGGTGAACATCGGCAAGCCGGGCGCCGACGCCTGGTTCGACCGCAGCCCCCGACTGCCGTACGACGATGTCGTGACGACGGCCTGA
- a CDS encoding MarR family winged helix-turn-helix transcriptional regulator, whose translation MVTTTTQTTEVPWLTDQEQRAWRSFLMTSKLVTAELERGMGQHGLSGTDYSVLVSLSEAPRRRMRMSELSHTLLLEKSRLSHQITRMERAGLVRRESCPDDRRGQFAVLTDEGWETIRRVAPFHVELVRSIFIDRLTPAQLAQLAEIFEPLQSSMREQCPKDEAEC comes from the coding sequence ATGGTGACCACCACGACACAGACGACCGAGGTCCCCTGGTTGACCGACCAGGAGCAGCGGGCATGGCGCAGCTTCCTGATGACGTCGAAGCTGGTGACGGCCGAGCTGGAGCGTGGGATGGGCCAGCACGGCCTCTCCGGGACCGATTACAGCGTGCTGGTCTCCCTGTCCGAGGCGCCACGGCGGCGGATGCGCATGTCGGAGCTGTCGCACACGCTGCTGCTGGAGAAGAGCCGGCTGTCCCACCAGATCACCCGGATGGAGCGGGCGGGTCTGGTCCGCCGCGAGAGCTGCCCGGACGACCGGCGCGGGCAGTTCGCCGTGCTGACCGACGAGGGCTGGGAGACGATCCGGCGGGTCGCGCCGTTTCACGTCGAGCTGGTGCGGTCGATCTTCATCGACCGGCTGACCCCCGCCCAGCTCGCTCAGCTGGCGGAGATCTTCGAGCCGCTGCAGTCCTCGATGCGGGAGCAGTGCCCGAAGGACGAGGCGGAGTGCTGA
- a CDS encoding type II toxin-antitoxin system PemK/MazF family toxin produces the protein MLRRGEIWRIDGARERLGLVISSDVYNSTDVPIVIVAEVVEEDELRDSPLAVPMGELIIMPDRVSSPMKKWFTDMVDVCDTDTMRRVGRALRIIQDL, from the coding sequence GTGCTGCGTAGAGGCGAGATCTGGCGGATCGACGGTGCCCGGGAGCGGCTCGGCCTGGTCATCAGCTCCGACGTGTACAACAGCACGGACGTGCCGATCGTCATAGTCGCGGAGGTCGTCGAGGAGGACGAGCTCCGCGACTCGCCGCTGGCCGTGCCGATGGGCGAGCTGATCATCATGCCGGACCGGGTGTCCTCGCCCATGAAGAAGTGGTTCACCGACATGGTGGACGTCTGCGACACCGACACCATGCGCCGGGTGGGCCGCGCGCTGCGCATCATCCAGGACCTCTAG
- a CDS encoding DUF6364 family protein — MTAKVTLSFADETIEEARRYAERDGLSLSAWMDQAAREKALRELFSAHADVVRRAGVDRLEKNALDDEREVELVRLELSGRGRRAA, encoded by the coding sequence ATGACTGCCAAAGTAACGCTGTCCTTCGCGGACGAGACGATTGAGGAAGCGCGCCGTTACGCCGAGCGCGACGGGCTGTCGCTGTCGGCCTGGATGGACCAGGCCGCGCGGGAGAAGGCCCTACGGGAGCTGTTCAGCGCCCACGCGGACGTGGTTCGCCGGGCGGGCGTCGACCGTTTGGAGAAGAACGCTCTAGACGACGAGCGCGAAGTCGAATTGGTACGCCTGGAACTGTCAGGACGGGGGCGGCGTGCTGCGTAG
- a CDS encoding molybdopterin oxidoreductase family protein, whose product MTPSAPPATAATALPVLPSAREVDTHCPYCALQCGMTLREQPDGRVEVAARDFPTNRGGLCQKGWTSAELLDHPERLTTPLIKGRPASWDEAYDFIVAGIERTQAAHGRDAVAVFGGGGLTNEKAYALGKFARTVLRTANIDYNGRFCMSSAAAAGNRAFGIDRGLPFPMADVAAADTLLLIGANVAETMPPFARYLTEQRAGGGTQIVVDPRATPTARAATLHLQPTPGTDLALALGLLHIVIAEGLTDPVYLAERTTGWDEVRRTAAGYWPARVERITGVPVADLEATARALASAERAIILTARGAEQHSKGVDTVTAFINLALALGLPGRPGSGYGCLTGQGNGQGGREHGQKNDQLPGYRKIDDPAARAHVAAVWGVDPDSLPGAGLSAYELLDALGQPGGPKAMLLFGSNPVVSAPRAGRITERLKSLDLLVVCDFVLSETAALADVVLPVAQWAEEDGTMTNLEGRVLRRRALRKPPPGTGTDLAVLAELASRLGQTGDGRSGAGGVRTPRFTADPYAVFEELRRATAGGVADYAGVTWERVDAEQGVFWPCPAADRAGTPRLFEAGFPTPDGRARMIAVEHRPVAEEIDAAYPLYLTTGRVLAQYQSGAQTRRIAALPGGPFVELHPDLAERLGLAEGDQVRVISRRGELTAPARIVATIRPDTLFAPFHYSGAGRANTLTGDALDPISRMPEFKVCAVRIEPVTP is encoded by the coding sequence ATGACACCCTCGGCCCCACCCGCCACAGCGGCCACCGCGCTGCCGGTGCTGCCGAGCGCGCGCGAGGTCGACACGCACTGCCCCTACTGCGCGCTGCAGTGCGGGATGACGCTGCGCGAGCAGCCGGACGGCCGGGTCGAGGTCGCCGCCCGCGACTTCCCCACCAACCGGGGCGGGCTGTGCCAGAAGGGCTGGACCTCGGCCGAACTGCTGGACCACCCCGAGCGGCTGACCACCCCGCTGATCAAGGGCAGGCCCGCGAGCTGGGACGAGGCGTACGACTTCATCGTCGCCGGGATCGAGCGGACGCAGGCCGCGCACGGCCGCGACGCGGTCGCCGTGTTCGGCGGCGGCGGCCTCACCAACGAGAAGGCGTACGCGCTGGGCAAGTTCGCCCGCACCGTGCTGCGCACCGCCAACATCGACTACAACGGCCGCTTCTGCATGAGCTCGGCCGCAGCGGCCGGCAACCGCGCCTTCGGCATCGACCGCGGCCTGCCGTTCCCGATGGCCGACGTCGCGGCCGCGGACACCCTGCTGCTGATCGGCGCGAACGTGGCCGAGACGATGCCGCCGTTCGCGCGCTACCTGACCGAGCAGCGGGCCGGGGGCGGCACCCAGATCGTGGTCGACCCGCGCGCCACGCCCACCGCCCGCGCCGCCACCCTGCACCTGCAGCCCACCCCCGGCACCGATCTCGCGCTGGCTCTCGGCCTGCTGCACATCGTGATCGCCGAAGGGCTGACCGATCCGGTATACCTAGCCGAGCGCACCACCGGGTGGGACGAGGTCCGCCGGACCGCCGCCGGTTACTGGCCCGCCCGGGTGGAGCGGATCACCGGGGTGCCGGTCGCCGATCTTGAGGCCACCGCCCGCGCGCTGGCGAGCGCGGAACGCGCCATCATCCTCACCGCGCGCGGCGCCGAGCAGCACAGCAAGGGCGTCGACACGGTCACCGCGTTCATCAACCTGGCCCTCGCGCTCGGCCTGCCGGGGCGGCCCGGCTCCGGCTACGGCTGCCTCACCGGGCAGGGCAACGGCCAGGGCGGACGCGAGCACGGCCAGAAGAACGACCAGCTCCCCGGGTACCGGAAGATCGACGACCCGGCCGCGCGAGCGCACGTCGCCGCGGTGTGGGGCGTGGACCCCGACAGCCTGCCCGGCGCCGGCCTGTCCGCGTACGAGCTGCTCGATGCGCTGGGACAGCCCGGCGGGCCGAAGGCAATGCTGCTGTTCGGCTCCAACCCGGTGGTCTCCGCGCCCCGCGCCGGGCGGATCACCGAGCGGCTGAAGTCGCTGGACCTGCTGGTCGTGTGCGACTTCGTGCTGAGCGAGACGGCCGCGCTGGCCGACGTGGTGCTGCCGGTGGCCCAGTGGGCCGAGGAGGACGGCACCATGACCAATCTGGAGGGCCGGGTGCTGCGGCGCCGGGCCCTGCGCAAGCCACCGCCAGGGACAGGGACGGATCTGGCGGTGCTGGCCGAGCTGGCCTCCCGGCTCGGCCAAACCGGCGACGGTCGCTCCGGCGCCGGAGGCGTGCGGACCCCGCGGTTCACCGCGGACCCGTACGCCGTCTTCGAGGAGCTGCGGCGTGCCACCGCTGGTGGGGTGGCCGACTACGCCGGCGTCACGTGGGAGCGGGTGGACGCCGAGCAAGGCGTGTTCTGGCCCTGCCCCGCAGCGGACCGGGCAGGCACGCCGCGGCTCTTCGAAGCAGGCTTCCCGACCCCGGACGGCCGTGCCCGCATGATCGCGGTGGAGCACCGGCCGGTGGCCGAGGAGATCGACGCCGCGTACCCGCTCTACCTGACCACGGGACGGGTGCTGGCGCAGTACCAGTCCGGCGCGCAGACCCGGCGCATCGCGGCGCTGCCCGGCGGGCCCTTCGTCGAGCTGCACCCCGACCTGGCCGAGCGGCTGGGCCTGGCCGAGGGCGACCAGGTGCGCGTGATCAGCCGCCGCGGCGAGCTGACCGCGCCCGCCCGGATCGTCGCCACGATCCGCCCCGACACCCTCTTCGCACCCTTCCACTACTCCGGCGCGGGCCGGGCCAACACGCTCACCGGCGACGCGTTGGACCCGATCTCCCGGATGCCGGAGTTCAAGGTCTGTGCCGTACGAATCGAGCCGGTGACGCCATGA
- a CDS encoding FAD-dependent oxidoreductase: MNPGNTTRHGTAVPRADRPRTSPNHVVIIGYGMAGARLATELSAAPDVEVTVLGAEPHRAYNRILLSSVLAGKHAEGDITLTEAAGHGVKTRTGVTVTAIDRAARTVTLDDGEQLGYDHLVLATGSQAIVPPIPGLETPHPRVAAFRTLEDCRRILEAADGARSALVLGGGLLGLEAARGLAGRGLAVEVVHGVGHLMERQLDPGASAVLVRTLAEHGVAVHLASSAIGVGADADGVTLRLDGRNLRADLLVLSCGVRADTALARAAGLRVERGVVIDETLRTSDPRISAIGDCAQFGEVVGGLVAPAWEQAKVLAARLTGAEPEAVYEPSAPVTRLKASGIDLAAMGTLQADPSCEDVSFADPARGTYARLLIRGDRLAGAVMLGDNPNVGQVIQLFDRKGVVPRDRRALLLGRALGGAEAPVATTSPALMPDNATVCQCNTVTKGALVRCWRAGARTVDDVVARTRATTGCGSCKDAVDGIVGWLSSSDSVGVS, from the coding sequence ATGAATCCAGGTAACACCACGCGACACGGCACTGCCGTGCCGCGCGCCGACCGTCCCCGCACCTCCCCCAACCACGTCGTGATCATCGGGTACGGCATGGCCGGCGCCCGGCTGGCCACGGAGCTGTCCGCCGCGCCGGACGTCGAGGTCACCGTGCTCGGCGCGGAGCCGCACCGGGCCTACAACCGCATCCTGCTGTCCAGCGTCCTGGCCGGGAAGCACGCCGAGGGCGACATCACGCTCACCGAGGCGGCCGGGCACGGTGTGAAGACCCGCACCGGGGTCACCGTGACCGCGATCGACCGGGCCGCCCGCACGGTCACCCTCGACGACGGCGAGCAGCTCGGCTACGACCACCTGGTGCTGGCCACCGGCTCGCAGGCGATCGTGCCGCCCATCCCGGGCCTGGAGACGCCGCACCCGCGCGTCGCCGCGTTCCGGACGCTGGAGGACTGCCGCCGCATCCTGGAGGCCGCCGACGGCGCCCGCTCCGCGCTGGTGCTGGGCGGCGGGCTGCTCGGCCTGGAGGCCGCCCGCGGGCTGGCCGGGCGCGGCCTGGCCGTGGAGGTGGTGCACGGCGTCGGCCACCTGATGGAGCGCCAGCTCGACCCGGGCGCCAGCGCGGTGCTGGTGCGCACGCTCGCCGAGCACGGCGTGGCGGTGCACCTCGCCTCGTCCGCGATCGGGGTGGGCGCGGACGCCGACGGCGTGACGCTGCGCCTGGACGGCCGCAACCTGCGCGCCGACCTGCTGGTGCTGTCCTGCGGCGTGCGCGCGGACACGGCGCTGGCCCGCGCCGCCGGGCTGCGGGTGGAGCGCGGCGTCGTGATCGACGAGACGCTGCGCACCTCCGACCCGCGCATCTCCGCGATCGGCGACTGCGCCCAGTTCGGCGAGGTCGTCGGCGGCCTGGTCGCGCCCGCCTGGGAGCAGGCGAAGGTGCTGGCGGCGCGGCTGACCGGTGCCGAGCCCGAGGCGGTGTACGAGCCGAGCGCCCCGGTGACCCGGCTCAAGGCGTCCGGCATCGACCTGGCCGCCATGGGCACGCTGCAGGCCGACCCGTCCTGCGAGGACGTCAGCTTCGCCGACCCGGCCCGCGGCACGTACGCCCGGCTGCTGATCCGCGGCGACCGGCTGGCGGGCGCGGTGATGCTCGGCGACAACCCGAACGTGGGGCAGGTCATCCAGCTGTTCGACCGCAAGGGCGTGGTGCCGCGCGACCGGCGCGCGCTGCTGCTGGGCCGGGCGCTGGGCGGCGCGGAGGCGCCGGTCGCCACGACCTCGCCCGCGCTCATGCCCGACAACGCCACCGTGTGCCAGTGCAACACGGTCACCAAGGGCGCGCTGGTGCGCTGCTGGCGCGCCGGCGCCCGCACGGTCGACGACGTCGTCGCCCGGACCCGCGCCACCACCGGCTGCGGCAGCTGCAAGGACGCGGTTGACGGCATCGTCGGGTGGCTGTCCAGCTCCGACAGTGTGGGGGTGTCCTGA